The following proteins are co-located in the Besnoitia besnoiti strain Bb-Ger1 chromosome Unknown contig00007, whole genome shotgun sequence genome:
- a CDS encoding uncharacterized protein (encoded by transcript BESB_075290): MANAHPRLGARGVKGETMCKTERFERDDDRRTEEAKRVAPSDSEDDWEDEEILDVPPRAHAADLRKRKEDVRRPAGRVPAKQEERRGFPQDDVEMAEEAGLSRHASSEPSSPEASPPQACADFAWLSGFQRSRDNAFRCKAATFAWDDAPDSDPDAAAAIPAFDLPPQLKVLRLSIDGAVPGEATTLLQAYLDALHRVDEAPSARTSASPGEVSFPLPAAKKLSLETQECTVSYQPPLGDEVHIGSSPQHTQILSSHRFLGTLHFSPAPKSAAQDGAERHTPLESSACDAARAQGAAPSVNAEFGTERGIPQWQKEASFVTWHRVKPYGTAESPCTGSPGSQAGSPAPRSKPHASSAKSEPEEMEDEEEVSRHEEKRKKKEERKAKKHS; the protein is encoded by the exons ATGGCGAACGCGCACCCGCGGcttggcgcccgcggcgtcaaGGGGGAGACGATGTGCAAGACCGAGCGTTTTGAGAGAGACGACGATCGGCGtacggaggaggcgaagcgcgtggCTCCCAGCGACTCAGAAGACGACtgggaagacgaagagatcCTGGACGTCcctccgcgtgcgcatgcggcggacTTGCGCAAGCGGAAAGAAGACGTGCGCCGCCCGGCGGGACGCGTCCCCGCGAAGCAGGAAGAGCGCCGAGGGTTTCCGCAGGACGACGTAGAGATGGCGGAAGAGGCTGGCTTGTCGCGCCATGCGTCGTCTGAgccctcgtcgccggaggcctctccgccgcaggcgtgcgcAGACTTTGCCTGGCTTTCCGGATTCCAGCGAAGCCGCGATAACGCATTTCGCTGCAAAGCCGCGACGTTCGCGTGGGATGACGCCCCCGACAGCGACCCAgatgcggccgcggcgattCCTGCTTTCGAtcttccgccgcagctgaaAGTCTTGAGACTCTCTATCGACGGCGCCGTTCCCGGCGAGGCCACCA cgcttctgcaggcgtACCTGGACGCCCTGCATCGCGTAGACGAGGCTCCTTCGGCGCGGacttcggcgtcgcccggcgAAGTCTCCTTtccgctgcccgccgcc aagaagctctCTCTGGAGACGCAGGAATGCACAGTCTCCTACCAGCCGCCGCTGGGGGACGAGGTCCACAtcggcagctcgccgcagcaTACGCAAATTCTCTCTTCGCATCGCTTTCTGGGCACGCTTCACTTCTCCCCTGCGCCCAAGAGCGCCGCACAAgacggcgcggagcggcacacgccgctggagagctccgcctgcgacgccgctcgcgcgcagggcgccgcgccatCTGTCAACGCCGAATTCGGCACAGAG CGAGGCATCCCTCAGTGGCAAAAGGAGGCTTCCTTCGTGACCTGGCATCGCGTCAAGCCCTACGGCACGGCGGAGAGCCCGTGTACCGGGTCTCCGGGGTCGCAGGCGGGTTCACCTGCCCCGCGGTCCAAGCCGCACGCCTCGtccgcgaagagcgagccAGAAGAAatggaggacgaggaggaagtgaGCAGACacgaagaaaaacggaagaagaaggaggaacgCAAGGCAAAGAAGCACAGCTAA